The following coding sequences lie in one Mycobacterium sp. DL440 genomic window:
- a CDS encoding nuclear transport factor 2 family protein, whose product MTDRAEVEHEFRHYYLTGPVMEDWVGWANLFTDDAPYFDHFYGTFVGPKEIAPYLEGTMGASPMVYTVLKWYVIDGDRVVYECLNRADNPEPGAPPIDFPSYQIVDYAGDGKWSREEDIWIVGEMKDFARRYTDAERDFPQTLEDKLSRADWGPWVDWARPQPGHQARPSWYGKPDFVPFRSIRDIQFGIRSH is encoded by the coding sequence ATGACAGACCGTGCAGAGGTCGAACACGAATTCCGGCATTACTACCTGACCGGTCCCGTAATGGAGGACTGGGTAGGTTGGGCGAACCTGTTCACCGACGACGCACCGTACTTCGATCACTTCTACGGAACGTTCGTCGGCCCCAAGGAGATTGCGCCGTACCTCGAAGGGACCATGGGGGCGTCCCCCATGGTGTACACAGTCCTGAAGTGGTACGTCATCGACGGTGACAGGGTGGTGTACGAGTGCCTCAACCGAGCCGATAACCCCGAGCCGGGAGCTCCGCCGATCGATTTCCCGTCTTATCAGATCGTCGACTACGCCGGTGACGGGAAGTGGAGTCGCGAAGAGGACATCTGGATTGTGGGCGAGATGAAGGATTTCGCCCGCCGCTACACCGACGCGGAGCGCGACTTCCCGCAGACCCTCGAGGACAAACTGAGTCGGGCCGACTGGGGGCCCTGGGTCGACTGGGCGCGTCCTCAGCCCGGCCACCAGGCCCGCCCGTCGTGGTACGGCAAGCCCGATTTCGTGCCGTTCCGGAGTATCCGTGACATCCAATTCGGCATCCGTTCCCACTGA
- a CDS encoding CaiB/BaiF CoA-transferase family protein codes for MTDILNGIRVVELAAWTFVPAAGAVLADWGADVIKIEHPETGDPQRGLISSGIVTGAGGVNHFIEQPNRGKRSIGLDTSTPEGLELLMKLIETADVFVTNLLPDSRQRMGIDVDQVRARNPKIIYARGHGYGTKGDQASQGGFDLAAYWARGGIGDAYSDGAGSYPPIQRPAFGDSYGGLAIAGGIAAALVKRERTGEPSVVDVSLLNAAIWQLGPDIVGSGVTGQDIPKFNLDEMPNPIASIYKTRDNRFIAFVLLQADRFWSDFCARLGRPDLIDDDRFSSAAVRFGNRVECIAELRRSFESEDLPHWEKAFAGFDGVWDVMRTAREVHEDPQVIANGYLPRATDVNGNEFALAASPVQFDEAALNLTCAPGHGEHTDALLSELGFSEDEIIDFKINSVVL; via the coding sequence ATGACCGACATTCTCAATGGGATCCGAGTTGTCGAGCTGGCGGCTTGGACGTTCGTACCGGCCGCAGGCGCCGTCCTCGCCGACTGGGGAGCCGATGTCATCAAGATCGAACACCCCGAGACCGGAGATCCGCAGCGGGGGCTGATCAGCTCTGGAATCGTCACCGGCGCAGGGGGAGTGAATCACTTCATCGAGCAGCCCAACCGCGGGAAGCGCAGCATCGGATTGGATACGTCCACACCTGAGGGCCTGGAACTGCTGATGAAGCTGATCGAGACTGCTGACGTGTTTGTCACGAACCTGCTGCCGGATTCGCGGCAGCGCATGGGAATTGACGTAGACCAGGTCCGGGCCCGGAACCCCAAGATCATCTACGCCCGGGGCCATGGCTACGGAACCAAGGGGGACCAGGCTTCACAGGGCGGGTTTGATCTCGCGGCCTACTGGGCACGCGGCGGCATCGGCGACGCGTACTCCGACGGCGCCGGTTCCTATCCGCCGATACAACGGCCGGCCTTTGGCGACTCATACGGCGGCCTGGCGATTGCCGGTGGTATCGCCGCGGCATTGGTCAAGCGGGAGCGCACCGGTGAACCTTCGGTCGTTGATGTGTCGCTGCTGAATGCCGCGATCTGGCAGCTCGGTCCGGACATCGTCGGTTCAGGTGTCACCGGCCAGGACATTCCGAAGTTCAACCTGGACGAGATGCCCAACCCGATCGCCAGCATCTACAAGACCCGTGACAATCGGTTCATCGCGTTCGTACTGCTGCAGGCGGATCGATTCTGGTCGGACTTCTGCGCCCGGCTCGGTCGGCCTGACCTGATCGACGATGACCGGTTCTCCAGTGCTGCAGTGAGATTCGGCAACCGCGTCGAATGCATCGCCGAGTTGCGGCGAAGCTTCGAATCCGAGGATCTGCCGCATTGGGAGAAGGCTTTTGCGGGATTCGATGGTGTGTGGGATGTGATGCGTACCGCTCGCGAGGTGCACGAGGACCCGCAGGTGATCGCGAACGGCTACCTACCCCGCGCAACGGACGTGAACGGCAACGAGTTCGCGTTGGCGGCCAGCCCGGTGCAGTTCGACGAGGCGGCATTGAACCTGACCTGTGCGCCAGGGCATGGCGAGCACACCGACGCTCTGCTCTCCGAGCTCGGTTTCAGCGAGGACGAGATCATCGACTTCAAGATCAACTCGGTGGTCCTTTAG
- a CDS encoding VOC family protein: MAADVLARRFLHVNLNCASLDATERIYSEVLGLKARMRTDPAVPTDGTILGLDGETVCATSFLYDARGGRGGCALEAIEYFSPALGRDTGTDPFRPGIRAAQLGVANVDNVASQLRDAGLSVGERVDRLLGGGKTVLAIDLDGVVIELTELPAGADASTGGLFNGVRIAAIDAAATGEFLTAIGFDEVDAPKTIPVTGAQLTPGGTGETDCVVARYTLAEDGHQFALVVVQHPATSPAPVPWGGNRQGLYRCALRVENVHDALAAVPDSVERMGDPVWCPLPGTKIEGLHIAFLRSPDGVVFEFVERPLAYFSR; the protein is encoded by the coding sequence GTGGCAGCCGATGTTCTGGCCCGGCGTTTTCTGCACGTCAACCTGAACTGTGCTTCGTTGGACGCGACCGAGCGGATCTATTCCGAGGTCCTCGGCCTGAAGGCGCGGATGCGGACCGATCCGGCGGTACCCACGGACGGGACGATCCTCGGTCTGGACGGTGAAACCGTTTGTGCCACTTCGTTCCTCTATGATGCCCGCGGCGGCCGTGGGGGATGCGCATTGGAGGCCATCGAGTACTTCTCGCCGGCGTTGGGTCGGGATACAGGCACCGATCCGTTCCGGCCTGGGATTCGAGCCGCACAGTTAGGCGTGGCGAACGTCGACAATGTGGCCTCGCAGCTTCGTGATGCCGGGTTATCGGTGGGCGAGCGGGTCGACCGTCTGCTCGGTGGCGGCAAAACGGTGCTCGCGATCGATCTGGACGGAGTGGTGATCGAGTTGACCGAACTACCTGCCGGCGCCGATGCGTCGACCGGTGGGTTGTTCAACGGCGTCAGGATCGCGGCGATCGACGCGGCGGCCACCGGCGAGTTCCTCACCGCCATCGGGTTTGACGAAGTCGACGCGCCAAAGACAATACCGGTGACCGGTGCTCAACTGACTCCGGGGGGAACCGGTGAAACAGACTGTGTGGTCGCCCGTTACACGCTCGCCGAGGACGGGCATCAGTTCGCCCTCGTTGTGGTCCAGCATCCGGCGACCAGTCCGGCACCGGTACCGTGGGGCGGCAATCGTCAGGGGCTGTACCGCTGCGCGTTGCGGGTGGAGAACGTCCATGACGCGCTGGCCGCCGTGCCCGATTCGGTTGAGCGCATGGGTGATCCGGTGTGGTGTCCGCTGCCCGGAACGAAGATCGAGGGATTGCACATCGCGTTCCTGCGCTCACCAGACGGTGTGGTCTTCGAGTTCGTCGAGCGCCCGCTCGCCTACTTCAGCCGCTAG
- a CDS encoding NAD-dependent epimerase/dehydratase family protein has translation MAGRIKLVIGASGFLGSHVVRQLVENGESVRVLLRRTSSTRAIDDLEVDRTYGDIFDDTAVREAMDGCDDVYYCVVDARAWLRDPTPLFHTNIDGLRRVLDVAAAADLRRFVFTSTIGTIALSENGGAATEDEPFNWLDRGGAYIRSRVEAENLVLDYVRDRGLPAVALCVSNTYGPGDWQPTPHGSLVAAAAAGKMPVYVKEMAMEVVGIEDAARALILAADKGRVGERYIISERFITARELYETAADAAGAKRPRFGIPLKAMYALGFGGDVAAAVLRRDMLLSTLSVRLMHIMSPMDHGKAERELGWHPEPIHHSIRKAVEFYRDRAAADRTATG, from the coding sequence GTGGCGGGTCGCATCAAGCTGGTCATCGGGGCCAGTGGGTTCCTGGGCTCGCACGTCGTACGCCAATTGGTCGAGAACGGAGAATCCGTACGGGTTCTACTTCGCCGCACCAGTTCCACCAGGGCAATCGACGATCTCGAGGTGGACCGCACGTACGGCGACATCTTCGACGACACTGCGGTGCGCGAGGCGATGGACGGCTGCGACGACGTCTATTACTGCGTCGTGGACGCCAGGGCCTGGCTTCGCGACCCAACCCCACTGTTCCACACCAACATTGATGGATTGCGCCGGGTACTCGATGTCGCGGCCGCCGCCGACTTACGTCGGTTCGTGTTCACCAGCACAATCGGCACCATCGCGCTATCCGAGAATGGCGGAGCTGCCACCGAGGACGAGCCGTTCAACTGGCTGGACAGGGGCGGGGCCTATATCCGCTCGCGCGTCGAAGCCGAGAACCTGGTGCTCGACTATGTGCGCGACCGCGGGCTGCCGGCGGTCGCACTGTGTGTGTCCAACACCTACGGTCCGGGCGACTGGCAACCGACCCCGCACGGGTCGCTGGTCGCCGCGGCGGCCGCGGGAAAAATGCCTGTCTACGTCAAAGAGATGGCGATGGAAGTGGTCGGTATCGAAGACGCCGCCCGGGCGTTGATTCTCGCCGCCGACAAAGGCCGCGTGGGGGAGCGTTACATCATTTCTGAACGGTTCATCACCGCTCGGGAACTGTATGAAACCGCGGCAGACGCCGCCGGAGCCAAGCGGCCGAGATTCGGGATCCCGCTCAAGGCGATGTACGCCTTGGGGTTTGGCGGAGATGTGGCCGCCGCCGTGCTTCGGCGCGACATGTTGCTCTCGACGTTGAGCGTGCGGCTGATGCACATCATGTCGCCGATGGATCACGGTAAAGCTGAACGGGAGCTGGGATGGCATCCCGAACCGATCCACCATTCAATTCGCAAAGCCGTGGAGTTCTATCGTGATCGAGCGGCCGCTGACCGTACCGCGACAGGGTGA
- a CDS encoding MarR family winged helix-turn-helix transcriptional regulator: MQFQTSSLQRHAIEFGEWMMRASLERSHSLGHTSLRPAHARLMVFLGWEGSRISDIARAQDVSKNAIGQLVDELVALGYVERVADPDDRRAKIVRYTQQGVDMMADAAAVGERLDTEIADIIGPRRLGQLRSTLADLCQNLKLGPA; this comes from the coding sequence GTGCAATTTCAGACGAGTTCTCTGCAGCGGCACGCCATCGAATTCGGTGAGTGGATGATGCGCGCCAGCCTGGAACGCTCACACTCGCTCGGCCACACCAGCCTGCGGCCCGCGCATGCCCGGTTGATGGTTTTCCTCGGGTGGGAGGGCAGTCGCATCTCCGATATCGCCCGCGCCCAGGATGTCTCGAAGAACGCCATCGGGCAACTCGTCGACGAATTGGTGGCGCTCGGCTATGTCGAGCGAGTCGCGGATCCCGATGATCGACGCGCGAAGATCGTGCGATACACCCAGCAAGGTGTCGACATGATGGCAGATGCCGCGGCGGTCGGCGAGCGGCTCGATACTGAGATCGCTGACATCATCGGGCCACGGCGCCTGGGGCAGTTGCGGTCAACCCTGGCCGACCTCTGCCAGAACCTCAAGCTCGGACCCGCCTAA
- a CDS encoding spirocyclase AveC family protein, with translation MFFASEELVPPATLDPSGVWVFNWVIPIVGSIFIVLAIADVARRRRLTWGFLFLFNSIAVYWMETIGDWGQQLFYSPAFTEHHLLEWLPLKTPNDPLFMPFAYAVYWGVHALLVLWLSQWVASKFGWSMLKSMLVLAIPVNYVWDFVVEGTATAMGWWTYDPGIGPVLEWGNGGRITLLWTIGIMCTWPNLIAYWAGKPPIRGLNHLERFCRLDRFTRPKSVPGAPATGGTTSQGDVAVATVPTRLTKEQEFDNFLNYEVTIPRWRFELMRLGAWFVGFQVTFFMFLVLPLVIMRWATGSVSPYIP, from the coding sequence GTGTTTTTCGCTTCGGAAGAGTTGGTACCGCCGGCCACGCTGGATCCCAGCGGAGTGTGGGTCTTCAACTGGGTGATACCCATTGTGGGCAGCATCTTCATCGTGCTGGCCATCGCCGATGTCGCCCGCAGGCGACGGCTGACCTGGGGTTTTCTGTTCCTCTTCAACAGCATCGCCGTGTACTGGATGGAAACCATCGGGGACTGGGGGCAGCAGCTGTTCTACAGCCCGGCGTTCACCGAGCATCACCTTCTCGAGTGGTTGCCCCTCAAGACGCCCAATGACCCGCTGTTCATGCCGTTCGCGTATGCGGTCTATTGGGGTGTACACGCGCTGTTGGTGCTGTGGCTGAGTCAGTGGGTGGCCTCGAAGTTCGGCTGGAGCATGCTGAAATCCATGCTGGTGCTGGCGATTCCGGTCAACTACGTCTGGGATTTCGTGGTGGAGGGGACTGCCACGGCGATGGGATGGTGGACGTATGACCCCGGTATCGGCCCAGTCCTGGAGTGGGGCAACGGTGGCCGGATCACGCTGCTATGGACCATTGGCATCATGTGCACGTGGCCCAACCTGATCGCCTACTGGGCGGGTAAGCCCCCGATCCGGGGTCTCAACCACCTTGAGCGGTTCTGCCGATTGGATCGATTCACCAGACCCAAATCGGTGCCTGGTGCGCCGGCGACCGGCGGCACCACCTCTCAGGGTGATGTCGCAGTGGCGACGGTGCCGACCCGGCTGACCAAAGAACAGGAGTTCGACAACTTCCTGAACTACGAGGTCACGATCCCACGGTGGCGGTTCGAACTTATGCGCCTGGGAGCGTGGTTCGTCGGCTTCCAGGTGACCTTC